One genomic region from Quercus robur chromosome 4, dhQueRobu3.1, whole genome shotgun sequence encodes:
- the LOC126721439 gene encoding probable LRR receptor-like serine/threonine-protein kinase At1g56140 produces CRAFGTNNFTGFLPSELGNLVKLQELYIDSSGVVGEIPSTFANLKSLQTVWASDTRLAGRIPDFIGNWSKLTTLRLEGNSFEGPIPSTFSSLTSLQDLRISDLSNGSSSLAFINNMKSLSILMLRNNNISDSIPSNIGEYLKLTQLDLSFNNITGQIPVSLFNLSSLSHLFLGNNKLSYIVPAQKSTSLLNVDLSYNNLEGSFPSWVSDKNLQLNLVANNFTISSNSSVLPSELNCLQRGFPCNQGTGRYYNFSIKCGGPQITSSRGIVYERDNETLGPATYYVINTDRWAVSNVGYFSGTNSPTYTSSSSSQFKNTLDPELFQTARISASSLRYYGLGLENGNYTVNLLFAETAFEDRITWKSLGRRVFDIYIQGKLFEKDFDIQKEAGGASFVAVSKVYKVQVSENYLEIHLFWAGKGTCCVPAQGTYGTSISAISATPDFTPTVSNNPPSNSKNRTSLIVGLVGVGVLSFLSVFMVLYVIRRRKPPINDDEELLGIDAKTFTFSYAELKTATEDFSPDNKLGEGGFGPVYKGTLNDGRVIAVKQLSVTSHQGKNQFITEIATISAVQHRNLVKLYGCCIEGDKRLLVYEYLENKSLDQALFGKRPLNLNWSTRFDICLGVAKGLAYLHEESRLQIVHRDVKASNILLDADLIPKISDFGLAKLYDDKKTHISTRVAGTIGYLAPEYAMRGHLTEKADVFAFGVVALELVSGRPNSDSSLEEEKIYLLEWGWQLHENNREVDLADSKLSEFNEKEVKRLIGISLLCTQASPTLRPSMSHVVAMLSGDIEVNTVTSRPGYLTDWKYDDITNVTSEGATDTSYFNSSSANKSIMGDVGNSQANASKPVLGDTIK; encoded by the exons CTACATTGATAGTTCTGGAGTTGTTGGTGAGATTCCTTCAACATTTGCTAATTTAAAAAGCCTCCAGACAGT GTGGGCATCAGACACTAGGCTAGCAGGCAGGATACCTGACTTCATAGGGAATTGGTCAAAGCTTACTACCTT GAGGCTTGAAGGAAACTCTTTTGAAGGTCCAATACCCTCAACATTTTCCAGTTTGACATCTCTGCAAGACTT GAGAATAAGTGACTTGTCTAATGGGAGCTCTTCACTGGcatttataaataatatgaaATCTCTAAGTATCTT GATGTTGAGGAATAATAATATTTCTGATTCAATTCCATCCAATATAGGGGAATACCTAAAGTTGACACAGCT gGATTTGAGCTTCAACAACATAACAGGACAGATTCCAGTCTCGCTTTTCAATTTGAGTTCGCTCTCTCACCT GTTTCTTGGAAATAACAAGTTAAGCTACATTGTGCCTGCGCAAAAAAGCACGTCTCTTCTCAATGT TGATTTGTCTTACAATAATTTAGAGGGAAGCTTTCCTTCTTGGGTCAGCGACAAAAATTTGCAACT TAATTTAGTTgccaacaatttcacaataagTTCAAACAGCAG TGTTTTGCCTTCAGAATTGAACTGTCTTCAACGGGGTTTTCCTTGCAATCAAGGCACTGGAAGAT ATTATAACTTTTCAATAAAGTGTGGTGGTCCTCAGATTACCTCTTCTAGAGGGATTGTGTATGAGAGGGATAATGAGACACTTGGTCCAGCTACATATTATGTGATTAACACAGACAGGTGGGCAGTTAGCAATGTTGGATATTTTAGTGGGACCAATAGTCCTACGTATACAAGTTCTTCGTCATCTCAGTTCAAGAATACTTTAGACCCAGAGCTGTTCCAAACAGCTCGAATATCTGCTTCATCATTAAGATACTATGGCCTAGGGCTTGAGAATGGAAACTACACTGTGAACCTCCTGTTTGCCGAAACAGCTTTTGAAgacagaatcacttggaaaAGTCTTGGGAGGCGTGTCTTTGATATTTATATCCAG ggaaaactttttgaaaaggATTTTGACATACAAAAGGAAGCCGGTGGTGCCTCTTTCGTAGCTGTTTCGAAGGTATATAAGGTTCAGGTATCAGAAAACTACCTTGAAATCCATCTCTTTTGGGCTGGAAAAGGGACTTGCTGTGTACCTGCTCAAGGTACTTATGGAACTTCAATTTCAGCCATCAGTGCTACCCCAG ATTTCACACCCACTGTTAGTAACAACCCTCCAAGCAACAGCAAGAATAGGACCAGTCTGATTGTGGGTCTCGTTGGTGTTGGAGTTTTGAGCTTTTTGTCTGTTTTCATGGTTTTATATGTTATTCGAAGAAGAAAACCCCCAATCAATGATGATGAAG AGCTCCTTGGGATAGATGCTAAAACATTCACTTTCAGCTATGCTGAACTAAAGACAGCTACAGAAGATTTTAGTCCTGATAATAAGCTTGGAGAGGGAGGCTTTGGACCTGTTTATAAG GGAACACTTAATGATGGGAGAGTAATTGCTGTGAAGCAACTCTCGGTTACATCACACCAAGGAAAGAACCAATTCATAACTGAGATTGCTACTATATCGGCTGTGCAACACCGTAACCTTGTGAAGTTGTATGGATGTTGCATTGAGGGAGATAAACGACTCCTTGTGTATGAGTATCTAGAGAATAAAAGTCTTGATCAAGCATTATTTG GAAAAAGACCTTTGAATCTCAATTGGTCAACACGCTTTGATATATGCTTGGGTGTAGCAAAAGGTTTAGCTTATCTTCATGAGGAGTCACGGCTTCAAATTGTACACAGAGATGTGAAGGCTAGTAATATCCTACTTGACGCTGATCTCATCCCCAAGATATCAGACTTCGGCTTGGCCAAGCTTTATGATGATAAAAAGACTCACATAAGCACCCGTGTTGCAGGGACCAT TGGGTATCTTGCACCGGAGTACGCCATGCGTGGGCACCTTACAGAGAAGGCTGATGTGTTTGCCTTTGGTGTTGTAGCTCTAGAGCTTGTTAGTGGGAGGCCAAATTCTGACTCAAgcttagaagaagaaaaaatatatcttcTTGAATGG GGTTGGCAGTTGCATGAAAACAACCGTGAAGTTGATCTTGCAGACTCTAAATTATCAGAATTCAATGAGAAAGAAGTAAAAAGACTGATAGGAATATCTCTTTTGTGCACTCAAGCATCCCCAACATTGCGACCATCAATGTCACATGTGGTGGCAATGCTCTCAGGAGATATTGAAGTGAACACTGTAACTTCAAGACCAGGATATTTGACAGATTGGAAATATGATGATATAACCAACGTAACCAGTGAGGGTGCAACTGATACTAGCTATTTCAACTCATCATCAGCCAATAAAAGCATTATGGGTGATGTAGGGAATTCACAAGCAAATGCTTCTAAACCTGTGCTTGGTGATACTATCAAATAG
- the LOC126720664 gene encoding uncharacterized protein LOC126720664, whose translation MSVTAGVSDTIIAIRDKLRGKIGQTKVKRYWPGRAPEWADDDEAANAAHEDGDVALEQAFPRSRQDDSNIVRKDDARLRRLAQSRIDDREEVRADHRRIRQAEIVSTIEEEARMQEKLDMEEDDADALEERRRRIREKLLQREQEEAAILGEEEEEVEEEEEEEEEEESEYETDSEEEHMGIAMVKPVFVPKSERDTIAERERLEAEERALEESKKKRLEERKVQTKQIVVEEIRKDEEIQRNLEMEADIADVDTDDEVNEAEEYEAWKVREIARIKRDRDDRESMLKEREEIERVRNMTEEERREWERKNPKPAAPQKQKWRFMQKYYHKGVFFQSNADDTAATAGSDNIYTRDFSAPTGEDKMDKTILPKVMQVKHFGRSGRTKWTHLVNEDTTDWDNPWTYNDPLRTKYNAKMAGMNAPIAKPKGSKKLKDWESR comes from the exons ATGTCGGTGACAGCGGGTGTTAGCGATACTATAATTGCCATTAGGGATAAGCTTAGAGGGAAAATTGGGCAAACAAAAGTTAAAAGGTATTGGCCCGGTAGAGCACCTGAATGGGCTGATGATGATGAGGCTGCTAATGCTGCCCATGAAGATGGAGATGTTGCTCTGGAACAAGCGTTCCCGAGGAGTCGTCAGGATGACTCCAATATTGTTAGGAAGGATGATGCTAGGCTGCGGCGTTTGGCTCAGAGTAGGATAGACGATCGCGAGGAAGTGAGAGCTGATCACCGCCGCATTAGACAGGCTGAGATTGTTTCGACAATTGAAGAGGAAGCTAGAATGCAGGAAAAGTTGGATATGGAGGAGGATGATGCGGATGCCTTGGAGGAAAGGAGGAGGAGGATTAGGGAGAAGTTGCTTCAGAGGGAGCAGGAAGAGGCTGCAATTTTGggagaagaggaggaggaggtagaggaggaggaggaggaagaggaggaagaggagtCTGAATACGAGACTGACTCAGAGGAAGAGCATATGGGTATTGCAATGGTTAAGCCTGTGTTTGTTCCCAAGTCGGAGAGGGATACCATTGCTGAGCGGGAACGTCTTGAGGCTGAGGAACGGGCCCTTGAGGaatcaaagaagaagagattggaGGAGAGGAAGGTGCAGACAAAGCAGATTGTGGTTGAGGAGATCCGGAAAGATGAAGAGATTCAGAGGAATTTGGAAATGGAGGCAGATATTGCTGATGTGGATACCGATGATGAAGTGAATGAGGCAGAGGAGTATGAAGCTTGGAAGGTGAGGGAGATTGCTAGGATCAAGAGGGATAGGGATGACCGTGAGTCGATGTTGAAGGAGAGGGAAGAGATTGAGAGGGTGAGAAACATGACAGAGGAAGAGAGGAGGGAGTGGGAGAGGAAGAATCCAAAACCTGCTGCGCCACAAAAGCAGAAATGGAGGTTCATGCAGAAATATTACCACAAGGGTGTATTCTTCCAGTCAAATGCTGACGACACTGCTGCAACTGCTGGATCAGATAATATTTACACTCGGGATTTCTCTGCCCCAACTGGAGAAGATAAGATGGACAAGACAATATTGCCCAAGGTCATGCAGGTCAAGCACTTTGGTCGTAGTGGAAGGACAAAATGGACTCATCTTGTCAATGAGGATACAACCGACTGGGACAACCC GTGGACATACAATGATCCTCTACGCACAAAATACAATGCAAAAATGGCTGGAATGAATGCACCTATAGCTAAACCTAAAGGAAGCAAGAAATTGAAGGATTGGGAGTCTCGTTGA